One genomic segment of Camelus ferus isolate YT-003-E chromosome 19, BCGSAC_Cfer_1.0, whole genome shotgun sequence includes these proteins:
- the GDF5 gene encoding growth/differentiation factor 5, whose translation MRLPKLLTFLLWHLAWLDLEFICTVLGAPDLGQRPQGARPGLAKAEAKERPPLAQNIFRPGGHSYGGGATNARAKGGPGQTRGLTQPKKDEPKKLPPRTGGPELKSGHPPQTRQAATRTVTPKGQLPGGKAPPKAGSVPSSFLLKKAREPGSPREPKEPFRPPPITPHEYMLSLYRTLSDADRKGGNSSVKLEAGLANTITSFIDKGQDDRGPAVRKQRYVFDISALEKDGLLGAELRILRKKPSDTAKPVAPGSGRAAQLKLSSCPSGRQPAALLDVRSVPGLDGSGWEVFDIWKLFRNFKNSAQLCLELEAWERGRAVDLRGLGFDRAARQVHEKALFLVFGRTKKRDLFFNEIKARSGQDDKTVYEYLFSQRRKRRAPLATRQGKRPSKNPKARCSRKALHVNFKDMGWDDWIIAPLEYEAFHCEGLCEFPLRSHLEPTNHAVIQTLMNSMDPESTPPTCCVPTRLSPISILFIDSANNVVYKQYEDMVVESCGCR comes from the exons ATGAGACTCCCCAAACTCCTCACTTTCTTGCTTTGGCACCTGGCTTGGCTGGACCTGGAATTCATCTGCACTGTGTTGGGTGCCCCTGACTTGGGCCAGAGACCCCAGGGGGCCAGGCCAGGACTGGCCAAAGCAGAAGCCAAGGAGAGGCCCCCTCTGGCCCAGAACATCTTCAGGCCGGGGGGCCACAGCTATGGTGGGGGGGCCACCAATGCCAGAGCAAAGGGGGGCCCCGGGCAGACAAGAGGCCTGACACAGCCCAAGAAGGATGAACCCAAAAAGCTGCCTCCCAGAACGGGTGGCCCAGAACTCAAGTCAGGACACCCTCCTCAGACAAGGCAGGCTGCAACACGGACTGTGACCCCAAAAGGACAGCTTCCTGGGGGAAAGGCACCCCCAAAGGCAGGATCTGTCCCCAGTTCTTTCCTGCTGAAGAAGGCCAGGGAGCCTGGGTCCCCTCGAGAGCCCAAGGAGCCGTTCCGCCCGCCCCCCATCACTCCCCACGAGTACATGCTCTCGCTGTACAGGACGCTGTCCGATGCTGACAGAAAGGGAGGCAACAGCAGCGTGAAGTTGGAGGCTGGCCTGGCCAACACCATCACCAGCTTTATTGACAAAGGGcaag ATGACCGAGGTCCTGCGGTCAGGAAGCAGAGGTACGTGTTTGACATTAGCGCCCTGGAGAAGGATGGGCTCCTAGGGGCCGAGCTGCGGATCTTGCGGAAGAAGCCCTCAGACACGGCCAAGCCAGTGGCCCCCGGCAGTGGGCGGGCTGCCCAGCTGAAGCTGTCCAGCTGCCCCAGCGGCCGACAGCCGGCAGCCTTGCTGGATGTGCGCTCCGTGCCAGGCCTGGATGGATCTGGCTGGGAGGTGTTCGACATCTGGAAGCTCTTCCGAAACTTTAAGAACTCAGCCCAGCTGTGCCTGGAGCTGGAGGCCTGGGAACGGGGCCGTGCCGTGGACCTCCGTGGCCTGGGCTTTGACCGGGCTGCCCGGCAGGTCCATGAGAAGGCCCTATTCCTGGTGTTTGGCCGCACCAAGAAACGGGACCTGTTCTTTAATGAGATTAAGGCCCGCTCCGGCCAGGATGATAAGACCGTGTATGAGTACCTGTTCAGCCAGCGGCGGAAACGGCGGGCCCCACTGGCCACGCGCCAGGGCAAGCGGCCCAGCAAGAACCCCAAGGCCCGCTGCAGTCGGAAGGCACTGCACGTCAACTTCAAGGACATGGGCTGGGACGACTGGATTATCGCGCCCCTTGAGTACGAGGCCTTCCATTGTGAGGGGCTATGCGAGTTCCCCTTGCGCTCCCACCTGGAGCCCACGAACCATGCGGTCATCCAGACCCTGATGAACTCCATGGACCCTGAGTCCACGCCGcccacctgctgtgtgcccaccCGGCTGAGTCCCATCAGCATCCTCTTCATCGATTCCGCCAACAATGTGGTCTATAAACAGTATGAGGACATGGTCGTGGAGTCTTGTGGCTGCAGGTAG